A single region of the Niveibacterium umoris genome encodes:
- the rpsO gene encoding 30S ribosomal protein S15: MAIVTAQKAQIVADFQRAKGDTGSPEVQIALLTARINDLTGHFKTHVKDHHSRRGLLALVSQRRKLLDYLKRKEVDRYRSVIERLGLRK, from the coding sequence ATGGCTATTGTTACCGCACAAAAGGCGCAAATCGTTGCTGATTTCCAGCGCGCCAAGGGCGACACCGGTTCGCCCGAAGTTCAGATCGCGCTGCTCACCGCGCGTATCAACGACCTGACCGGTCACTTCAAGACCCACGTCAAGGATCACCATTCCCGCCGCGGCCTGCTCGCGCTGGTCAGCCAGCGTCGCAAGCTGCTGGACTACCTGAAGCGCAAGGAAGTTGACCGCTATCGCAGCGTCATCGAACGCCTGGGCCTGCGCAAGTAA